A genome region from Strigops habroptila isolate Jane chromosome 12, bStrHab1.2.pri, whole genome shotgun sequence includes the following:
- the ADPRS gene encoding ADP-ribose glycohydrolase ARH3, producing the protein MAAAGPGSGSGSGSGRAAARPRPGPGRFRGCLAGALLGDCLGAVFEGRSVVKLPDLLSFLRGLEPAPGPPEEGEAAGSARRETLSYTDDTAMSRSVLQSLLAKREFDEVDMAKRFAEEYKKEPNRGYGMAVVNVFKKLLSPKCNDVFEPARAQFNGKGSYGNGGAMRVAGIPLTYSDVQDVKKFAKLSAELTHANSLGYNGAILQALAVHLALQGELSKETFLEQLISHMEDVEADDKSLTDARALGFEDLPFSRRLKKIKEFLELSSVPKADVLFELGNGIAALRSVPTAIYSFLRCMEADPDIPAHYSNLQRTIIYCISLGGDTDTIATMAGAIAGAYYGEEQIPPSWEQSCEAFQEAQKLADSMYELYCQRL; encoded by the exons atggcggcggcggggccggggtcGGGCTCGGGCTCAGGctcggggcgggcggcggcgcggccgcggCCGGGACCCGGCCGGTTCCGGGGCTGCTTGGCCGGGGCGCTGCTGGGTGACTGCCTGGGCGCCGTCTTCGAAGGCAGAAGCGTCGTGAAGCTGCCCGATCTGCTAAGCTTCCTGCGAGGCCTGGAGCCGGCGCCCGGGCCGCCTGAGGAGGGGGAGGCGGCCGGCAGCGCCCGCAGAG AAACGCTTTCGTACACGGACGACACGGCCATGAGCAGGTCGGTGCTGCAGTCCCTGCTGGCCAAGAGGGAGTTCGATGAAGTTGACATGGCCAAGAG GTTTGCTGAGGAGTACAAGAAGGAACCCAACAGGGGCTATGGGATGGCTGTCGTCAATGTCTTCAAGAAGCTCTTGAGCCCCAAATGCAACGATGTCTTTGAACCAGCAAGAGCCCAGTTTAATGGGAAAGGCTCCTATGGCAATGGTGGTGCCATGAGGGTGGCAGGCATCCCTCTCACCTATTCTGATGTCCAGGATGTCAAGAAG TTTGCAAAGCTGAGTGCTGAGCTGACCCACGCCAACTCCCTGGGCTACAACGGAGCCATCCTGCAGGCCCTGGCTGTGCATCTCGCCCTGCAGGGAGAGCTCAGCAAAGAGACCTTCCTGGAGCAGCTCATCAGCCACATGGAGGATGTAGAGGCAGATGATAAGTCTCTCACTGACGCACGAGC GCTGGGATTTGAAGATTTACCCTTTTCAAGGCgcctaaagaaaataaaggaattctTGGAACTCAGCAGTGTTCCCAAAGCAGATGTATTGTTTGAATTGG GCAATGGCATCGCTGCTCTGCGGTCTGTCCCCACGGCCATTTACTCCTTCCTGCGCTGCATGGAGGCTGACCCAGACATCCCTGCTCACTACAGCAACCTGCAGAGGACCATCATCTACTGTATCTCTCTGGGTGGAGACACAGACACCATTGCTACCATGGCAGGAGCTATTGCAGGGGCTTACTATGGGGAGGAACAGATCCCCCCAAGTTGGGAGCAGAGCTGCGAGGCTTTTCAAGAGGCGCAGAAGCTGGCAGATAGCATGTATGAACTCTACTGCCAGCGGCTCTGA
- the TEKT2 gene encoding tektin-2 isoform X2, with protein MNNHRSLPLPLSPLRSEMATLSVKPGQRFTVPDWHTNSHLISADAERQRSASHQVRQEARTLRNETNNQAKWDEHDNRTRLAERIRSVNRWKETLDKCLADVDAEIDALAKVKEAAERALQAKNLPLDVAVECLTLRESRRAIDVVRDPVEEELHKEVKLIDKAKRELQQKASEAFEQLCLLQEARQQLSSDHQCKMEALELDRMCLSLSVNSPNISFKVNPTRVPNGSTTVEEWEQNSQSNKERAEAEMKTSAELREATVLAIAQTNNELEAQRVATEFALRKRIRDLEKAYDELKWQEQNTLEEIAEMEEEIRRLEEELRRKMQDLKVAHTRLETRTYRPRVDLCRDQVQYGLTDEVHQLEGTIRALKQKLAESQDSLDALYRQLHRIRTDLGYKTNSLVLDNKCMDTRKKLLVPSERFLPEAETFPRATTRVLSARTNGQQELVKERAADSVP; from the exons ATGAATAACCACAGAAGTCTTCCCCTCCCTCTTAGTCCCCTGCGTAGCGAGATGGCCACGCTGAGTGTAAAGCCGGGGCAGCGGTTCACCGTGCCAGACTGGCACACCAACTCCCACCTCATCTCTGCCGACGCCGAACGCCAGCGCTCTGCTTCCCACCAAGTCCGGCAGGAAGCGCGAACTCTCCGCAACGAAACCAACAACCAG GCGAAATGGGATGAGCACGACAACCGAACCCGCCTGGCTGAGCGTATCAGGAGCGTGAACAGATGGAAAGAGACCCTGGACAAATGCCTCGCAGATGTAGATGCGGAAATCGACGCCTTAGCCAAA GTGAAGGAGGCAGCAGAACGTGCCCTCCAGGCAAAGAACCTGCCTTTAGACGTTGCCGTTGAGTGCCTGACGCTCCGGGAGAGCCGCCGCGCCATCGATGTGGTGAGGGACCCTGTGGAGGAGGAGCTGCACAAGGAGGTGAAGTTGATAGACAAAGCCAagagagagctgcagcagaaagcgAGTGAAGCCTTCGAACAGCTCTG cctcTTACAAGAAGCTCgccagcagctgagcagtgaCCACCAGTGCAAGATGGAAGCGTTGGAATTGGATCGTATGTGCTTATCCCTCAGCGTAAACTCTCCCAACATCTCCTTCAAGGTCAACCCAACTCGGGTCCCAAACGG ATCAACTACGGTTGAGGAGTGGGAGCAGAACAGCCAGAGCAACAAGGAGCGTGCTgaggcagaaatgaaaacctCTGCTGAGCTCCGAGAAGCCACAGTGCTTGCCATTGCCCAG ACAAACAACGAGCTGGAGGCTCAGCGTGTAGCTACAGAGTTTGCCTTGCGCAAGAGGATTAGAGACCTGGAAAAAGCCTACGATGAACTGAAATGGCAGGAGCAGAAC ACCTTGGAGGAAATTGCtgagatggaggaggagatcCGACGCCTGGAGGAAGAGCTTCGGAGGAAGATGCAGGATCTGAAAGTGGCGCACACCCGCCTGGAGACCCGCACCTATCGGCCCCGTGTAGACCTCTGTCGGGATcag GTCCAGTACGGGCTAACGGATGAGGTGCACCAGCTGGAGGGAACAATCCGTGCGCTCAAACAGAAGCTGGCAGAGTCACA GGATTCATTGGATGCTCTTTACCGACAACTTCACCGCATCCGGACAGATCTTGGCTACAAAACAAATTCCCTGGTATTGGACAACAAGTGCATGGACACCCGGAAGAAGCTCCTGGTCCCCTCTGAGAGGTTTCTGCCCGAGGCCGAGACTTTCCCCCGGGCCACAACCCGTGTGCTCTCCGCGAGGACGAAcgggcagcaggagctggtgaaAGAGAGAGCTGCTGACTCCGTTCCGTAG
- the TEKT2 gene encoding tektin-2 isoform X3 — protein sequence MATLSVKPGQRFTVPDWHTNSHLISADAERQRSASHQVRQEARTLRNETNNQAKWDEHDNRTRLAERIRSVNRWKETLDKCLADVDAEIDALAKVKEAAERALQAKNLPLDVAVECLTLRESRRAIDVVRDPVEEELHKEVKLIDKAKRELQQKASEAFEQLCLLQEARQQLSSDHQCKMEALELDRMCLSLSVNSPNISFKVNPTRVPNGSTTVEEWEQNSQSNKERAEAEMKTSAELREATVLAIAQTNNELEAQRVATEFALRKRIRDLEKAYDELKWQEQNTLEEIAEMEEEIRRLEEELRRKMQDLKVAHTRLETRTYRPRVDLCRDQVQYGLTDEVHQLEGTIRALKQKLAESQDSLDALYRQLHRIRTDLGYKTNSLVLDNKCMDTRKKLLVPSERFLPEAETFPRATTRVLSARTNGQQELVKERAADSVP from the exons ATGGCCACGCTGAGTGTAAAGCCGGGGCAGCGGTTCACCGTGCCAGACTGGCACACCAACTCCCACCTCATCTCTGCCGACGCCGAACGCCAGCGCTCTGCTTCCCACCAAGTCCGGCAGGAAGCGCGAACTCTCCGCAACGAAACCAACAACCAG GCGAAATGGGATGAGCACGACAACCGAACCCGCCTGGCTGAGCGTATCAGGAGCGTGAACAGATGGAAAGAGACCCTGGACAAATGCCTCGCAGATGTAGATGCGGAAATCGACGCCTTAGCCAAA GTGAAGGAGGCAGCAGAACGTGCCCTCCAGGCAAAGAACCTGCCTTTAGACGTTGCCGTTGAGTGCCTGACGCTCCGGGAGAGCCGCCGCGCCATCGATGTGGTGAGGGACCCTGTGGAGGAGGAGCTGCACAAGGAGGTGAAGTTGATAGACAAAGCCAagagagagctgcagcagaaagcgAGTGAAGCCTTCGAACAGCTCTG cctcTTACAAGAAGCTCgccagcagctgagcagtgaCCACCAGTGCAAGATGGAAGCGTTGGAATTGGATCGTATGTGCTTATCCCTCAGCGTAAACTCTCCCAACATCTCCTTCAAGGTCAACCCAACTCGGGTCCCAAACGG ATCAACTACGGTTGAGGAGTGGGAGCAGAACAGCCAGAGCAACAAGGAGCGTGCTgaggcagaaatgaaaacctCTGCTGAGCTCCGAGAAGCCACAGTGCTTGCCATTGCCCAG ACAAACAACGAGCTGGAGGCTCAGCGTGTAGCTACAGAGTTTGCCTTGCGCAAGAGGATTAGAGACCTGGAAAAAGCCTACGATGAACTGAAATGGCAGGAGCAGAAC ACCTTGGAGGAAATTGCtgagatggaggaggagatcCGACGCCTGGAGGAAGAGCTTCGGAGGAAGATGCAGGATCTGAAAGTGGCGCACACCCGCCTGGAGACCCGCACCTATCGGCCCCGTGTAGACCTCTGTCGGGATcag GTCCAGTACGGGCTAACGGATGAGGTGCACCAGCTGGAGGGAACAATCCGTGCGCTCAAACAGAAGCTGGCAGAGTCACA GGATTCATTGGATGCTCTTTACCGACAACTTCACCGCATCCGGACAGATCTTGGCTACAAAACAAATTCCCTGGTATTGGACAACAAGTGCATGGACACCCGGAAGAAGCTCCTGGTCCCCTCTGAGAGGTTTCTGCCCGAGGCCGAGACTTTCCCCCGGGCCACAACCCGTGTGCTCTCCGCGAGGACGAAcgggcagcaggagctggtgaaAGAGAGAGCTGCTGACTCCGTTCCGTAG
- the TEKT2 gene encoding tektin-2 isoform X1 produces MGDGAVSSSLSLCKQHFSRGTWVHRASFWPGAGGGFGPLSLCFPCCVGTRVCITLDASPLRSEMATLSVKPGQRFTVPDWHTNSHLISADAERQRSASHQVRQEARTLRNETNNQAKWDEHDNRTRLAERIRSVNRWKETLDKCLADVDAEIDALAKVKEAAERALQAKNLPLDVAVECLTLRESRRAIDVVRDPVEEELHKEVKLIDKAKRELQQKASEAFEQLCLLQEARQQLSSDHQCKMEALELDRMCLSLSVNSPNISFKVNPTRVPNGSTTVEEWEQNSQSNKERAEAEMKTSAELREATVLAIAQTNNELEAQRVATEFALRKRIRDLEKAYDELKWQEQNTLEEIAEMEEEIRRLEEELRRKMQDLKVAHTRLETRTYRPRVDLCRDQVQYGLTDEVHQLEGTIRALKQKLAESQDSLDALYRQLHRIRTDLGYKTNSLVLDNKCMDTRKKLLVPSERFLPEAETFPRATTRVLSARTNGQQELVKERAADSVP; encoded by the exons ATGGGAGATGGTGCTGTGAGCAGCTCCTTGTCTCTCTGCAAACAACACTTCTCCAGGGGCACATGGGTGCACCGGGCTTCCTTCtggcctggggcagggggtggctTCGGTCCCTTGTCCTTGTGCTTCCCTTGTTGTGTGGGCACACGTGTCTGCATTACACTAGATGCCAG TCCCCTGCGTAGCGAGATGGCCACGCTGAGTGTAAAGCCGGGGCAGCGGTTCACCGTGCCAGACTGGCACACCAACTCCCACCTCATCTCTGCCGACGCCGAACGCCAGCGCTCTGCTTCCCACCAAGTCCGGCAGGAAGCGCGAACTCTCCGCAACGAAACCAACAACCAG GCGAAATGGGATGAGCACGACAACCGAACCCGCCTGGCTGAGCGTATCAGGAGCGTGAACAGATGGAAAGAGACCCTGGACAAATGCCTCGCAGATGTAGATGCGGAAATCGACGCCTTAGCCAAA GTGAAGGAGGCAGCAGAACGTGCCCTCCAGGCAAAGAACCTGCCTTTAGACGTTGCCGTTGAGTGCCTGACGCTCCGGGAGAGCCGCCGCGCCATCGATGTGGTGAGGGACCCTGTGGAGGAGGAGCTGCACAAGGAGGTGAAGTTGATAGACAAAGCCAagagagagctgcagcagaaagcgAGTGAAGCCTTCGAACAGCTCTG cctcTTACAAGAAGCTCgccagcagctgagcagtgaCCACCAGTGCAAGATGGAAGCGTTGGAATTGGATCGTATGTGCTTATCCCTCAGCGTAAACTCTCCCAACATCTCCTTCAAGGTCAACCCAACTCGGGTCCCAAACGG ATCAACTACGGTTGAGGAGTGGGAGCAGAACAGCCAGAGCAACAAGGAGCGTGCTgaggcagaaatgaaaacctCTGCTGAGCTCCGAGAAGCCACAGTGCTTGCCATTGCCCAG ACAAACAACGAGCTGGAGGCTCAGCGTGTAGCTACAGAGTTTGCCTTGCGCAAGAGGATTAGAGACCTGGAAAAAGCCTACGATGAACTGAAATGGCAGGAGCAGAAC ACCTTGGAGGAAATTGCtgagatggaggaggagatcCGACGCCTGGAGGAAGAGCTTCGGAGGAAGATGCAGGATCTGAAAGTGGCGCACACCCGCCTGGAGACCCGCACCTATCGGCCCCGTGTAGACCTCTGTCGGGATcag GTCCAGTACGGGCTAACGGATGAGGTGCACCAGCTGGAGGGAACAATCCGTGCGCTCAAACAGAAGCTGGCAGAGTCACA GGATTCATTGGATGCTCTTTACCGACAACTTCACCGCATCCGGACAGATCTTGGCTACAAAACAAATTCCCTGGTATTGGACAACAAGTGCATGGACACCCGGAAGAAGCTCCTGGTCCCCTCTGAGAGGTTTCTGCCCGAGGCCGAGACTTTCCCCCGGGCCACAACCCGTGTGCTCTCCGCGAGGACGAAcgggcagcaggagctggtgaaAGAGAGAGCTGCTGACTCCGTTCCGTAG